A genomic window from Methanovulcanius yangii includes:
- the porA gene encoding pyruvate ferredoxin oxidoreductase: MLTIGTGNKAVALAVRDAKPVVVAAYPITPQTEIVEEIANYVADGSMDARYIPVESEHSSMAACIGAAATGVRTFTATSSHGLVYMCEMLHMTAGARLPIVMANANRALGPGWNIGAEHSDSLSMRDTGWLQCYAGTAQEAYDATFMAFRIAEHANVLLPVMINLDGFLLTHITQPFDTVDPEGFLPPTSTPHAIDIENPGGYGTLTTGSEHFKFRWDIERGMRDSVAVIKEVEEAFAAKYGRRYDMVEEYRCEDAEVVIIAMGTLGKEMEVAVDMLRNEGVRAGSMRVRWFRPFPVIDLADKEVVVIDRDYSFGYGGILANELRAKCGCRPFSVIAGLGGQDVTYKDIASFVRMREEDGEYWFGVDA, translated from the coding sequence ATGCTGACCATAGGAACAGGCAACAAGGCCGTCGCTCTTGCCGTCCGTGACGCAAAACCGGTCGTCGTCGCGGCATACCCAATCACCCCCCAGACCGAGATCGTCGAGGAGATCGCAAACTACGTCGCCGACGGGTCGATGGACGCCCGCTATATCCCCGTGGAGTCCGAGCACTCCTCGATGGCCGCCTGTATCGGAGCCGCCGCAACGGGTGTGCGGACCTTTACGGCAACGAGCTCCCACGGGCTCGTCTATATGTGCGAGATGCTCCACATGACGGCAGGCGCACGCCTCCCGATCGTCATGGCAAACGCAAACCGGGCCCTTGGTCCCGGCTGGAACATCGGCGCAGAACACTCGGATTCCCTCTCCATGCGGGACACCGGGTGGCTCCAGTGCTACGCCGGCACCGCCCAGGAGGCCTACGATGCGACCTTCATGGCATTCCGGATTGCTGAGCATGCAAATGTCCTCCTCCCGGTCATGATCAACCTCGACGGGTTCCTCCTCACCCACATCACCCAACCCTTTGACACCGTCGACCCCGAAGGATTCCTTCCTCCGACGAGCACACCCCACGCCATCGATATAGAAAACCCAGGCGGCTACGGGACGCTCACCACCGGCAGCGAACACTTCAAGTTCCGCTGGGACATCGAGCGGGGCATGCGGGACTCCGTTGCGGTCATAAAAGAGGTCGAAGAGGCCTTTGCCGCGAAGTACGGTCGCCGCTACGATATGGTCGAGGAGTACCGCTGCGAGGATGCGGAGGTCGTCATCATCGCGATGGGTACCCTCGGAAAAGAGATGGAGGTCGCCGTCGATATGCTCCGTAACGAAGGAGTCCGTGCAGGCTCGATGCGGGTCCGCTGGTTCCGTCCCTTCCCGGTAATCGACCTTGCCGACAAGGAGGTCGTCGTCATCGACCGCGACTACTCCTTCGGATACGGCGGCATTCTCGCAAACGAGCTTCGGGCAAAATGCGGGTGCAGACCGTTCTCCGTCATCGCCGGCCTCGGCGGCCAGGACGTGACCTACAAGGACATCGCCTCCTTCGTCCGCATGAGAGAAGAAGACGGCGAGTACTGGTTCGGAGTTGATGCCTGA
- a CDS encoding thiamine pyrophosphate-dependent enzyme — translation MAIPDEEYILKTTSACAGCPSSLILRYVTKAAGPDTVLVIPACCTSVIQGVYPTTAMNIPVYNVAFASAAAVGSGMSEAFRASGRKTNVICYAGDGGTVDIGIQALSGALERGNDFLYICYDNEAYSNTGMQRSGATPLAARTTTTPAGKTDHKKDLDAIVAAHNPVYQATACAAYPMDLYNKVVKALSIPGPKFMHVLAPCPPGWRFPSDETVEMGKLAVKSGMWVLWERDHGKLAITGASKAAMKKRIPVADYLTRQGRFKGITDDQITEIQAMVDRTIGCLQKEVESEC, via the coding sequence ATGGCAATTCCAGACGAGGAGTATATCTTAAAGACGACATCGGCGTGCGCCGGGTGCCCGTCATCCCTGATCCTCCGCTACGTGACCAAGGCGGCGGGCCCGGATACGGTGCTGGTCATCCCGGCCTGCTGTACGAGCGTCATTCAGGGCGTCTATCCGACAACGGCAATGAATATCCCTGTCTACAACGTCGCCTTCGCCTCTGCCGCGGCCGTCGGGTCGGGGATGAGCGAGGCGTTTCGGGCAAGCGGAAGGAAGACGAATGTAATCTGCTACGCAGGTGACGGCGGAACGGTGGATATCGGCATCCAGGCACTCTCCGGTGCCCTTGAACGAGGCAACGATTTCCTGTATATCTGCTACGATAACGAGGCGTATTCCAACACCGGGATGCAGCGGTCGGGGGCAACCCCCCTTGCCGCCCGGACCACCACGACGCCTGCAGGGAAGACGGACCATAAGAAGGATCTGGACGCCATCGTTGCGGCCCACAACCCCGTCTATCAGGCGACCGCCTGCGCCGCCTACCCCATGGATCTCTACAACAAGGTGGTAAAGGCCCTCTCCATTCCGGGCCCGAAGTTCATGCACGTGCTTGCCCCCTGCCCGCCGGGCTGGCGCTTCCCCTCGGATGAGACCGTCGAAATGGGCAAACTCGCGGTCAAGTCCGGCATGTGGGTCCTCTGGGAACGCGACCACGGCAAACTCGCCATTACAGGCGCATCGAAGGCTGCGATGAAGAAACGCATCCCTGTTGCAGACTACCTCACCCGCCAGGGGAGATTCAAGGGCATCACCGACGACCAGATCACCGAGATACAGGCGATGGTGGATCGCACCATCGGCTGCCTGCAGAAGGAGGTGGAAAGCGAATGCTGA
- the truA gene encoding tRNA pseudouridine(38-40) synthase TruA, protein MRLAFRVAYFGTDFFGSQVQPGLRTIEGDMAQACIRLGLFEDWREAGLAFAGRTDRGVHARGQVCAFSTTQPTRAVAKLNAVLPPDCWCTGWAAVDDAFHPRYRARRRTYRYYLYDPLLDEDLLREAAGCFPGTHDFSCFARLEGKNPVRTIHTTRIIPLEDFLVFEIEGESFLWNMVRCIASSLIAAGRGEMSADEIGRLLATGTGRHLPPAPPDALVLWDIDCGTAFAPMAPGNRREDALTEQRRRYASLKKVTDCLSIPHERGHPWE, encoded by the coding sequence GTGAGGCTTGCCTTCCGGGTCGCCTATTTTGGCACGGATTTTTTCGGGTCCCAGGTCCAGCCCGGGCTGCGGACCATTGAAGGCGATATGGCGCAGGCATGCATCCGGCTCGGCCTCTTCGAGGACTGGCGGGAGGCGGGACTTGCCTTTGCCGGACGCACGGACCGGGGAGTGCATGCCAGGGGTCAGGTCTGCGCCTTCTCCACAACGCAGCCGACACGTGCGGTGGCCAAACTCAACGCGGTCCTCCCGCCGGACTGCTGGTGCACCGGATGGGCGGCGGTCGATGACGCCTTTCATCCCCGGTACCGTGCCAGGCGCCGGACCTATCGGTATTACCTGTACGATCCACTCCTCGACGAGGACCTCCTCCGGGAGGCCGCAGGGTGTTTTCCGGGGACGCACGACTTCTCCTGTTTTGCCCGTCTGGAGGGCAAAAATCCGGTCCGGACCATCCATACGACACGGATCATCCCCCTGGAGGACTTCCTCGTCTTTGAGATCGAGGGAGAGAGTTTTCTCTGGAACATGGTTCGCTGCATCGCATCGTCGCTGATTGCTGCGGGACGCGGTGAAATGAGCGCAGACGAGATAGGGCGCCTCCTTGCCACCGGAACCGGGAGACATCTGCCACCCGCACCTCCCGATGCACTCGTCCTCTGGGACATCGACTGCGGCACTGCATTTGCCCCGATGGCTCCCGGCAACCGCCGCGAGGATGCGCTCACCGAACAACGGCGCAGGTATGCGTCGTTAAAAAAAGTGACGGATTGTTTATCTATACCGCACGAACGAGGACATCCCTGGGAATGA
- a CDS encoding PHP domain-containing protein gives MIKGIDLMLRCDLHVHTSFSKDGESSVEDCLRAAEERGLDAIAICDHDTMEGVRYAQSLESPVMIIPGIEVSTHEGHMIALGIGEPIPDGLPFAESVKQARRMGALVILPHPYHKWRHGVALKIRDALEMVDAVESFNSRYITGSANRKADRTARELGKPRVAGSDAHNARFIGYGETLVDAEKNIDAVLAAIREGRCQVRGRMTPLRTYTRQSMRGAKRRIARRIQHR, from the coding sequence ATGATAAAAGGTATTGATCTGATGCTGCGTTGCGACCTCCATGTCCATACCAGTTTCTCCAAAGACGGGGAGAGCAGTGTCGAGGACTGCCTCCGTGCCGCCGAGGAGCGGGGACTCGACGCCATCGCCATCTGCGACCATGATACGATGGAGGGCGTCCGGTATGCACAGTCACTGGAATCCCCCGTCATGATCATCCCCGGAATCGAGGTTTCCACCCATGAGGGGCATATGATCGCGCTGGGCATAGGGGAACCCATCCCGGACGGTCTCCCGTTCGCAGAATCGGTGAAACAGGCCAGAAGGATGGGGGCCCTCGTCATCCTCCCGCATCCCTACCACAAGTGGCGCCACGGCGTCGCACTGAAGATCCGGGATGCACTGGAGATGGTCGATGCGGTGGAGTCGTTCAACAGCCGATATATCACGGGCTCGGCCAACAGGAAGGCGGATCGGACGGCACGGGAACTGGGAAAACCCCGGGTGGCGGGAAGTGATGCCCACAACGCCAGGTTCATCGGCTACGGGGAGACCCTCGTCGATGCGGAGAAGAATATCGATGCGGTGCTTGCCGCCATACGCGAGGGGCGCTGTCAGGTGAGGGGAAGGATGACACCCCTGCGGACATATACCCGTCAGTCGATGCGGGGGGCGAAACGACGAATAGCACGCAGGATACAGCACCGGTGA
- a CDS encoding dihydropteroate synthase-like protein, translating to MRCLLPTGELTEAVVRSAARGYDADVVVTGHIAAFLRPAHLKEIARGGSYDLILVSGMCTASFAAVEEELGIPVYLGPRHAVDLPLILPLLGTVELSRTVPADELLRDIRRKEAEATLADREAGADFDYAIAGCRIGGSSRMKVLAEIMDAHRREDLAAEASRMAASGADILDLGFGFDATPEDVLRCLGACRDIGLPLAADTQDPALILAAIEGGADLILSLQEENLPEVGEAAREAGIAAVVVPGGASLEENIRAAREAGIMPVIADPLLQPVGSGLVASLAGFEPVGCPLFFGAGNVTELIDADSVGVNALLAGLAHEAGAAVIFTSEHSDKTRGSVREMRRATEMMALMGTRPYPKDLGLDLMCIKEKRRRREPPIPYEREVPAGPVPETLEYDPYGNVRIGIAGGRIVAEHNGTAYTGERWDEVFYALLHHESVSLLDHAAYLGKELYKAELSLRFDRSFEQDGSF from the coding sequence ATGCGCTGTCTCCTGCCAACCGGGGAACTGACCGAGGCCGTCGTCCGATCGGCAGCCCGTGGATATGACGCCGATGTCGTCGTCACCGGCCATATCGCCGCATTTCTCCGCCCTGCCCATCTCAAAGAGATCGCCCGCGGCGGTTCCTATGACCTGATTCTTGTTTCGGGGATGTGCACCGCCTCCTTTGCAGCGGTCGAAGAGGAACTGGGCATCCCGGTCTACCTCGGCCCCCGGCATGCCGTGGATCTCCCCCTCATTCTGCCGCTCCTCGGGACGGTGGAGCTCTCCCGGACGGTGCCGGCCGACGAACTCCTCAGGGATATCCGGCGAAAGGAGGCGGAGGCAACCCTTGCCGACCGCGAGGCAGGGGCGGACTTTGACTATGCCATTGCCGGGTGCAGGATCGGAGGGAGCTCGCGGATGAAGGTTCTTGCGGAGATCATGGACGCACACCGGCGGGAGGATCTCGCCGCAGAGGCGTCCCGGATGGCCGCATCCGGTGCCGACATCCTCGACCTCGGGTTCGGGTTCGATGCGACGCCGGAGGACGTCCTCCGCTGCCTCGGGGCCTGCCGTGACATAGGTCTTCCTCTCGCGGCCGACACCCAGGACCCTGCCCTGATCCTGGCCGCCATCGAGGGGGGTGCCGACCTTATCCTCTCGCTGCAGGAGGAAAATCTTCCCGAGGTGGGGGAGGCCGCCCGTGAGGCGGGCATAGCCGCGGTCGTCGTGCCCGGCGGCGCGTCCCTTGAGGAGAATATACGGGCCGCCCGTGAGGCGGGGATCATGCCCGTCATCGCCGACCCGCTCCTCCAGCCTGTGGGGTCCGGTCTCGTCGCCTCGCTTGCGGGTTTCGAACCGGTGGGATGCCCGCTCTTCTTCGGTGCGGGGAATGTGACCGAACTTATCGATGCGGATTCGGTGGGTGTCAATGCCCTTCTGGCAGGCCTTGCGCATGAGGCGGGTGCCGCGGTGATCTTCACCAGCGAGCACTCGGACAAGACCCGCGGGTCGGTCCGGGAGATGCGCCGGGCGACGGAGATGATGGCACTGATGGGAACCCGGCCCTATCCGAAGGATCTCGGACTCGACCTGATGTGCATCAAGGAGAAACGGCGGCGGCGCGAGCCGCCCATCCCCTATGAACGGGAGGTTCCGGCGGGTCCGGTTCCCGAGACACTCGAATACGATCCGTACGGAAATGTGCGTATCGGGATCGCCGGAGGGAGGATCGTTGCCGAGCATAACGGGACGGCCTATACCGGCGAGCGGTGGGATGAGGTCTTTTACGCCCTTCTGCATCACGAATCCGTCTCACTCCTGGACCATGCCGCCTATCTGGGCAAAGAGCTCTACAAGGCGGAGCTGTCCCTGCGGTTCGACCGGAGTTTTGAACAGGACGGTTCCTTCTGA
- a CDS encoding universal stress protein — MKFRRLLVAYDGSDFSRAALQTALDNAGFWGSEIYAIYVVDPGALTPTIVDPQIGVADPNTLRRLEVIEKEGDVILGEAEKMAQDAGMELKGTMLIGDPKDEILDYAKEIEADLIILGSAGKGWTRRFILGSVSSSVVANSPVSTLVIHKQKKEE; from the coding sequence ATGAAATTCAGACGGCTCCTTGTGGCCTATGACGGCTCCGACTTCAGTCGGGCCGCACTCCAGACGGCACTCGACAATGCAGGATTCTGGGGATCGGAGATCTATGCCATCTATGTGGTCGACCCGGGCGCACTTACCCCGACGATCGTCGACCCCCAGATCGGGGTTGCCGACCCGAATACCCTCCGCCGTCTCGAAGTGATCGAGAAGGAAGGGGACGTGATACTTGGCGAAGCCGAGAAGATGGCACAGGATGCCGGGATGGAGCTGAAAGGGACCATGCTCATCGGTGACCCGAAGGACGAGATTCTCGACTACGCAAAGGAGATTGAGGCCGACCTGATCATCCTCGGCTCGGCGGGAAAAGGATGGACAAGGCGCTTTATTCTGGGGAGTGTCAGCTCTTCGGTCGTGGCAAACAGCCCGGTCTCGACACTGGTCATCCATAAACAGAAAAAGGAAGAATAA
- a CDS encoding Mov34/MPN/PAD-1 family protein, with protein MAVHGIRKDLLMTLLALGESQHPNEFIAILREEEGIIEEFDLAPGTRVNEFSASFSHDMMPLDTHVAGSAHSHPNGVLMPSDADLRFFGSVGRYHIIVGPPYTEDAWRCFYPDGTPARLEVVP; from the coding sequence ATGGCAGTTCATGGCATCAGAAAAGATCTTCTTATGACCCTTCTTGCGCTGGGGGAAAGTCAGCACCCGAACGAATTCATTGCGATTCTCCGGGAAGAGGAGGGAATAATCGAAGAATTTGACCTCGCCCCCGGGACGCGGGTGAACGAGTTCAGTGCATCCTTTTCCCACGATATGATGCCCCTGGACACGCACGTGGCAGGCAGCGCCCATTCACACCCGAATGGTGTCCTCATGCCGTCGGATGCCGACCTGCGGTTCTTCGGGTCGGTCGGCCGGTATCACATCATCGTCGGGCCCCCGTATACCGAGGATGCATGGCGCTGCTTCTATCCCGACGGGACGCCCGCCCGCCTGGAGGTCGTGCCATGA
- a CDS encoding adenylyltransferase/cytidyltransferase family protein: MKRVIATGTFDILHPGHVYYLEESRNLGDELHVIVARDVNVKHKPTPVLPEDQRLCMVRALKPVDHARLGDLEDMFRPIEEIDPDVITLGFNQHFSEEALVSALKGRGIDAEVRRVGPYSGPGYAGSRRIMERILETRCRQNE; the protein is encoded by the coding sequence ATGAAACGGGTGATTGCAACCGGAACCTTTGATATCCTGCACCCCGGACATGTCTATTATCTCGAGGAGTCGCGGAACCTCGGCGACGAACTGCATGTCATCGTGGCGCGTGATGTCAATGTGAAGCATAAGCCGACGCCGGTTCTTCCCGAAGATCAGCGGCTCTGCATGGTCCGTGCCTTAAAACCGGTTGATCATGCCCGTCTCGGAGATCTTGAGGATATGTTCCGGCCGATTGAGGAGATCGACCCTGATGTGATCACCCTCGGATTCAACCAGCATTTCTCCGAGGAGGCGCTCGTATCCGCCCTGAAGGGGCGTGGCATAGACGCCGAGGTCAGGCGTGTCGGTCCGTACAGCGGTCCGGGGTATGCGGGGTCACGCCGCATCATGGAGCGTATCCTCGAGACACGGTGCCGACAGAACGAATAA
- a CDS encoding small multi-drug export protein, whose amino-acid sequence MKTALTKLWQSRHDPIHRGWHFIYALLPFAILTVYLIILYIAFEPGLFWKFGALGLAYLFPPAGKESVIPLMVVAGIPWWLAAFSIALFDVLGALFITWNFQLALRIPLLGPWIERFMVTGRQEFDRYPTLEHLSSIGLALFVMVPFEGSGGVAASVIGRVLGMSPIRVILSVAVGSALSSSIIALSADYIITLFENGFVAGMAGVAIIIVVILILALTSRRMKKKEIAATENPRRPGP is encoded by the coding sequence ATGAAGACGGCACTGACAAAACTCTGGCAGTCGCGGCATGACCCGATACACCGCGGATGGCATTTCATTTATGCCCTCCTGCCCTTTGCCATCCTCACCGTCTACCTGATCATCCTCTATATCGCCTTCGAGCCGGGCCTCTTCTGGAAGTTCGGGGCACTCGGCCTTGCCTATCTTTTCCCGCCCGCGGGAAAGGAGTCGGTCATCCCGCTGATGGTGGTCGCCGGGATTCCCTGGTGGCTTGCCGCCTTCTCGATCGCGCTCTTCGACGTCCTTGGCGCCCTCTTTATCACATGGAACTTTCAGCTTGCCCTGCGCATCCCGCTGCTCGGCCCGTGGATCGAGAGGTTCATGGTCACCGGACGCCAGGAATTCGACCGCTACCCCACCCTCGAACACCTCTCCTCCATCGGTCTTGCCCTCTTTGTCATGGTACCGTTCGAGGGGTCGGGAGGGGTGGCGGCATCGGTCATCGGGCGGGTGCTGGGGATGAGCCCGATACGGGTCATTCTCAGCGTCGCCGTGGGATCAGCCCTCTCCTCGTCGATCATCGCCCTCTCGGCGGACTATATCATCACCCTCTTCGAGAACGGATTTGTCGCCGGGATGGCGGGTGTTGCCATCATCATCGTGGTCATACTAATACTGGCCCTCACCAGCAGGCGTATGAAGAAAAAAGAGATTGCCGCAACGGAAAATCCGCGGCGGCCCGGACCCTGA
- a CDS encoding M48 family metallopeptidase, with protein sequence MHSEPLAGYSVVTIPKNVRRVSIRVGPDRTIRVTLPHGIDPAPYLEKNRGWIMQRALEIENVAASCPGCEDQLLIDGRPCTMSQGPVCTLDREAGEATYTTPASFRDFLTRDLREDLAERIRNRSAEMGVRPGRVAVRRQKTRWGSCSSLGNLNFNLRLAALPAHLRDYVVVHELAHLHELRHSPAFWTICARHYPDPKAAEAELKRYWVLIERSGPWQVIAGA encoded by the coding sequence GTGCATTCCGAACCACTTGCCGGCTACTCTGTCGTCACCATCCCGAAAAATGTCCGTAGGGTATCGATACGGGTCGGCCCGGACCGTACCATCCGGGTCACTCTTCCGCACGGGATCGATCCCGCCCCGTACCTCGAGAAGAACCGGGGCTGGATCATGCAGCGAGCCCTTGAGATCGAGAATGTTGCAGCCTCCTGTCCGGGGTGTGAAGATCAGCTCCTCATCGACGGACGACCATGCACCATGTCCCAGGGTCCTGTCTGCACGCTCGACCGGGAGGCGGGGGAGGCGACCTATACGACACCGGCATCGTTCAGGGACTTTCTCACCCGCGACCTCCGGGAGGACCTTGCCGAAAGGATACGGAACCGGTCGGCGGAGATGGGGGTGCGCCCCGGCAGGGTCGCAGTCCGACGGCAGAAGACCAGATGGGGGAGCTGCTCGTCGCTTGGAAACCTGAACTTCAACCTCCGGCTCGCGGCCCTCCCTGCGCACCTGCGGGACTATGTCGTCGTGCACGAACTCGCCCACCTGCACGAGCTGCGCCACTCCCCCGCCTTCTGGACCATCTGTGCCCGCCATTATCCCGACCCGAAGGCGGCCGAGGCGGAACTGAAACGATACTGGGTACTGATCGAACGCAGCGGGCCATGGCAGGTCATTGCCGGGGCTTGA
- the ribB gene encoding 3,4-dihydroxy-2-butanone-4-phosphate synthase, whose amino-acid sequence MIDEALAAFERGEFILLYDFDDREGETDFAIRSDAVTPKDILRMRKDGGGLICTAIHPQAAKNFGLPFASEILRPTHLAEKEGDIPYDRKNHSSFSLWVNHRDTFTGITDRDRALTVTRIAEQVKKTLNGGSDDFHAEFRTPGHMAILRAADDLLDQRQGQTELSVALAEMAGVTPAVTICEMLDDATGKALSKEDARAYAEAHGLVFIEGSDVRDAWQARRKS is encoded by the coding sequence ATGATAGACGAGGCACTTGCAGCATTTGAGAGGGGGGAATTTATCCTCCTGTACGATTTCGACGACCGTGAAGGCGAGACGGATTTTGCCATCCGTTCGGATGCCGTCACCCCGAAGGATATCCTGAGGATGAGAAAGGACGGCGGAGGCCTCATCTGTACCGCCATACACCCGCAGGCGGCGAAGAATTTCGGGCTGCCCTTCGCATCCGAAATTCTCCGGCCCACCCATCTCGCGGAGAAGGAAGGCGATATCCCGTACGACCGGAAGAACCACTCGTCCTTCTCCCTCTGGGTCAATCACCGCGACACCTTCACCGGCATCACCGACCGTGACCGTGCACTGACCGTCACCCGGATAGCCGAACAGGTGAAAAAGACCCTGAACGGCGGGAGCGACGACTTCCACGCCGAATTCCGCACTCCGGGCCACATGGCCATTCTCCGGGCGGCGGACGACCTCCTCGACCAGCGACAGGGACAGACCGAACTCTCCGTCGCCCTCGCCGAGATGGCGGGCGTCACCCCTGCGGTTACCATCTGCGAGATGCTCGACGATGCAACCGGCAAGGCACTCTCCAAGGAGGATGCCCGTGCCTATGCAGAGGCGCACGGCCTCGTCTTCATCGAAGGAAGCGATGTCAGGGACGCCTGGCAGGCACGCCGCAAATCCTGA
- the ribB gene encoding 3,4-dihydroxy-2-butanone-4-phosphate synthase: MRTDAIEAFRRGEMVLLYDFDNRERETDFAIRSDMVTPQDILRMRRDGGGLICTAIHGQAAENFGLPFAADVLRPTHLAEEFGEIPYDRRNHSSFSLWVNHRDTFTGITDIDRALTVGRIAEQVHATLAGRPHTFHEEFRTPGHMALLRAAENLLDQRRGQTELSVALALMAGVTPAVTICEMLDDTTGFALSKDDAKRYARRHGLVFVEGEEVCGMWDAFRETQASPAATGETVAEQ; encoded by the coding sequence ATGAGAACCGACGCGATTGAGGCATTCAGGCGAGGGGAGATGGTGCTCCTCTACGACTTTGACAACAGGGAGCGTGAGACGGACTTTGCCATCCGGTCGGACATGGTGACACCGCAGGACATCCTGCGCATGCGCCGGGACGGCGGCGGACTCATCTGCACCGCTATCCACGGGCAGGCCGCAGAGAATTTCGGGCTGCCATTCGCGGCCGACGTCCTCCGGCCGACGCATCTTGCCGAGGAGTTCGGGGAGATCCCCTATGATCGCAGGAACCACTCGTCCTTCTCCCTCTGGGTGAACCACCGGGACACCTTCACCGGCATCACCGATATCGACCGGGCGCTGACGGTGGGTCGCATCGCCGAGCAGGTCCATGCGACCCTGGCCGGCAGGCCCCACACCTTCCACGAGGAGTTTCGCACCCCCGGCCATATGGCTCTTCTCCGGGCGGCGGAAAACCTCCTCGACCAGCGCAGGGGGCAGACCGAACTCTCCGTCGCCCTCGCCCTGATGGCGGGCGTCACTCCGGCAGTCACCATCTGTGAGATGCTCGACGATACGACCGGGTTTGCCCTCTCAAAGGACGATGCAAAACGCTATGCACGGCGTCACGGCCTCGTCTTTGTGGAAGGGGAGGAGGTCTGCGGGATGTGGGATGCCTTCCGGGAGACACAGGCATCCCCGGCGGCAACGGGCGAAACGGTCGCAGAACAATAA
- a CDS encoding DUF120 domain-containing protein gives MVVAEDLQCLKSIALMGGMDGPVSISTQKLGAELGISPQTASRRLISLEGQGLISRTIRPDGQFVTITATGEEELRTEYAAYQRIFEEGEQAYQLQGELISGLGEGRYYVSIAGYVDQFRERLGIDPFPGTFNVRLSPASVETRRKLAGLDWTAIEGFTDHDRTFGGAKGLRCTIAGYDCAIIVPGRSHYPDDIIEIISGTGLRRALELKDGDPVTIEVKRE, from the coding sequence ATGGTGGTAGCTGAAGATCTCCAGTGCCTGAAGTCCATCGCCCTCATGGGCGGCATGGACGGCCCGGTCTCAATATCTACACAAAAACTGGGCGCAGAACTGGGTATCAGCCCCCAGACCGCATCCCGCCGCCTCATTTCCCTTGAGGGGCAGGGACTCATCTCCCGGACCATCCGCCCGGATGGCCAGTTCGTTACGATCACCGCCACCGGGGAGGAGGAGCTGAGGACAGAATATGCCGCTTACCAGAGAATCTTCGAGGAGGGCGAACAGGCGTATCAGCTACAGGGCGAGCTGATCAGCGGCCTCGGCGAGGGGCGCTACTACGTCAGCATCGCAGGGTACGTTGACCAGTTCCGCGAACGGCTCGGCATCGATCCCTTCCCCGGCACCTTCAACGTCCGGTTGAGCCCCGCAAGCGTGGAGACCCGAAGAAAGCTGGCAGGGCTCGACTGGACGGCCATCGAGGGCTTTACCGACCATGACCGGACCTTCGGCGGGGCAAAGGGCCTGCGCTGCACGATTGCAGGGTACGACTGTGCAATCATCGTCCCCGGCAGATCCCATTACCCGGATGACATCATCGAGATCATCTCCGGGACGGGCCTGCGAAGAGCACTCGAACTCAAGGACGGGGATCCGGTGACCATCGAGGTGAAGAGGGAATGA
- a CDS encoding transcriptional regulator produces the protein MNAALRSRLAEKMAGEITLSESPGEALKKWRQLFNIPPGLLAEEMHVSPSVISDYEGGRRKSPGTAVVGKIVDTILSIDEANGGRNINKFAKILYNDFDLDVIYDMHDYNAAIPLERFCSAIGCHHMSGPVDQRIYGYTVVNSEKAILQLSASEFYRIYGWSTERALIFTNVSTGKSPMIAIRVTPFKPRCVILQGIAPGQVHPLVPKLAETDNITLMCTEMDVDEIVEILREEAW, from the coding sequence ATGAACGCCGCACTGCGGTCCCGTCTCGCAGAAAAAATGGCAGGGGAGATTACCCTCTCCGAGTCGCCGGGAGAGGCGCTGAAAAAATGGCGCCAGCTCTTCAACATTCCTCCCGGTCTTCTCGCAGAGGAGATGCACGTCTCGCCATCGGTCATCTCCGATTATGAGGGAGGCCGGCGCAAGAGTCCCGGGACCGCGGTTGTCGGAAAGATTGTTGACACCATCCTGAGCATCGATGAAGCAAATGGTGGACGAAACATCAACAAATTTGCCAAGATCCTCTACAACGACTTTGATCTGGATGTCATCTACGACATGCACGATTACAACGCCGCAATCCCGCTCGAACGGTTCTGCAGTGCCATCGGCTGCCACCATATGAGCGGGCCTGTGGACCAGCGGATCTACGGATATACGGTAGTCAACAGTGAGAAGGCCATTCTGCAGCTTTCGGCAAGTGAATTCTACCGGATTTACGGCTGGAGCACGGAACGGGCGCTCATCTTCACGAACGTCTCAACCGGCAAATCGCCGATGATTGCAATCAGGGTCACGCCTTTCAAGCCGCGATGTGTGATACTGCAGGGAATTGCTCCCGGACAGGTCCATCCCCTCGTTCCCAAACTTGCGGAGACGGACAATATCACGCTCATGTGCACGGAGATGGACGTGGACGAGATTGTAGAGATACTGAGGGAAGAAGCATGGTAG